In Leptotrichia sp. oral taxon 221, the DNA window GATTGAAATTAAAATAATAGAAGAACAATATAAAAATTTAATTTATGCGATATTTATATTTGCTAAATTTTATGGAATAGGGAAATTTTCTAATTACGGATTTGGACAAATAATTATAAAACTTTGAGTTTTATAATTATTAAATAAAATTTTTTAAATAAATATGAATAAAATTTAAGGAGTTCTACTAGTGAAATACTCAATATTAAAATTCAAAAGAAACGAAAAACACTCAATGAGAGATCTAGAAAAATTAAGAGGCTTTTTGGCAGATAAATATAAAGAAAATGTATTATTTCATAATCATTTATCAGATGGATATAATTATTCATATCCTAAGTTACAGTATAAATTGATTATGAATACACTTTCTGTGATGGGAATTGGTGAAGAGGTTATTGAAATAAATAAAAAACTTTTTGAGGAAGTTGATTATTTAAATATTGATGGAAATTTTATTTTTGATATTCAGAAAGAGCTGGAAATATGCGATGAAGAGATAAAATATACAGGCGATAAAATGTATGAGTATAGATTTGTGACGCCTTATTTGCCATTAAATGAAAAAAATTATGCAAAATACTTGAAAAGAGAATATACATTGGAACAAGCTATTACGAATAATATATTAGAAGTTTTAAAAGGATTAGGAATTTGGCTTGATAGAGAAGATAAAATTTATGTATCTCAAAATTTAGAAATAAGATCAAGAGATTTAAAAAATGTAAATATGATAGCGTTTATAGGAAGTTTCTCTGTAAATTTGAAATTTCCAGATTATTTCTCAATTGGGAAAAGGAAAAGTATTGGATTTGGAACTTTTATAAAATCATGAAAGGAATATATATGAATAAATTAATTTTGATTTTTTTATTTTTAGGAATTTTAGGATTTTCAAAAGATGAAACTTTAATAAAAGAGAAGAAAATATCTGAGGGGAAAAGAAAATTCTTATCAAAATTTTCTGAGCAAAAAATCTATGAAACAGAAGTTGAAAATCTGATAGATTATAATTATATTTGTATTTTTAATAATTAAATAAAATAAAAAAGAGAGTGTAATTTCTGTGTAAAAAGGTGTATAAAAATCTTATATTTTATGAGAGTGTAAAAATTTTTGTGTAAATAGAACCAAATAGCAAAGTATTGAATTTACTGAATTCATCTATTAATTTACACAAAATTATGGACACTCTCTTTTTACAAATTTGTAGACACTCTTGTATTTTTTATAATGGATATTCTCCTTCTCCCAAAGTTGCCACCATCACAGCCTTTATCGTATGCATACGATTTTCTGCTTCATCAAATACAACAGAATTTTTACTTCTGAAAACTTCGTCAGTAACTTCCATTTCTTTCAAACCATATTCTTTTTCAATATTTTTCGCAACTTTCGTATTTAAATCATGAAACGCTGGTAAACAGTGCATAAATAAGTAATCGTTTGAACAATGCTTTACTAAATCAGCATTTACCTGGTATGGAAGCAATTTGTCGATTCTTTCTTTCCAAATTTCTTTTGGTTCTCCCATCGACACCCAAACATCAGTATAAACGACATCGGCATCTTTCACACCTTCAATTTTATCTTCTGTCAACAAAATTTTTCCACCAGTTTTTTCGGCAATTTTTTTAGCTTTTTCAACTAATTTTTCTTCAGGAAAATATTCTTTTGGACAAACAATTCTAAAATCCATTCCAAATTTGGCAGCACCAATCATTAAAGAATTTGCCATATTATTTTTTCCATCGCCTAAAAATGCGAATTTTATTCCTTTCAATTTACCTTTTTTCTCTGTAATTGTCAAAAAATCCGCCAAAATCTGTGTTGGATGAAACTCAGTTGTAAGTCCATTCCAAACAGGCACTCCCGAATGTTCAGCCAAAGTTTCGACCAATTCTTGACCGTATCCTCGATATTCAATTCCATCATAAAATCTTCCCAAAACTTTTGCAGTATCTTCCATAGATTCTTTATCTCCAATTTGTGATGCAGAAGGCCCAATGTAAGTGACATTTGCCCCTTGGTCATAAGCTCCCACTTCAAACGCACATCTCGTTCTAGTAGAAGTTTTCTCAAAAATCAAAGCGATATTTTTTCCAACCATCGTTTTTTTCTCAGTCCCATTTTTCTTATCTATCTTCAATTTTTTCGCTAAATCCAGTAAATACTGCAATTCCTCCGTCGTAAAATCTAATAATTTTAAAAATGATTTTCCTTTTAACATAATTTCTCCTTAATTTTTATTTTTTATCATATCATAACAAAAGATTCTGTCCCTTGCTATTATTTAATTTTGCCAATTTTTATTTATAACTCTATACTATATTAATTTTTTATTCTATAATATTCTTTCAATATATCTTTCTCAATTTCCTTCAATTTTTGTCTATTCTCAACAACCTTTTTATTCTCACCTATATACCGAATCAATTTTTCATTTTCATCAAAATAGTATCGTTGTTCAGAAAATTTCGATTTTCTTTTATCAAAAACTTCTCCATTTTTTAGCTTATTTTCTTTATACCACTTAGAATCCACATAATATGGCACATTATATTTTTCAGACTTATCAAAAATAAAATAAACTTTTCCATTTTTTACATAATATTCTGTCAAACTATTCCAACTTTCTCCAAAATGTTCAACTACAATTTTTTTAACAATTCTATTTTGCGAAAAATACTTCACAACGCCACCATCTGTACTTTGCTCTGGATCTTCAACTTCCTTAATAACATAATTTTTCACAGCATTAGTACTTGCAAAATCTTTCCTAATCTG includes these proteins:
- a CDS encoding CRISPR-associated endonuclease Cas6 encodes the protein MKYSILKFKRNEKHSMRDLEKLRGFLADKYKENVLFHNHLSDGYNYSYPKLQYKLIMNTLSVMGIGEEVIEINKKLFEEVDYLNIDGNFIFDIQKELEICDEEIKYTGDKMYEYRFVTPYLPLNEKNYAKYLKREYTLEQAITNNILEVLKGLGIWLDREDKIYVSQNLEIRSRDLKNVNMIAFIGSFSVNLKFPDYFSIGKRKSIGFGTFIKS
- the argF gene encoding ornithine carbamoyltransferase, with the translated sequence MLKGKSFLKLLDFTTEELQYLLDLAKKLKIDKKNGTEKKTMVGKNIALIFEKTSTRTRCAFEVGAYDQGANVTYIGPSASQIGDKESMEDTAKVLGRFYDGIEYRGYGQELVETLAEHSGVPVWNGLTTEFHPTQILADFLTITEKKGKLKGIKFAFLGDGKNNMANSLMIGAAKFGMDFRIVCPKEYFPEEKLVEKAKKIAEKTGGKILLTEDKIEGVKDADVVYTDVWVSMGEPKEIWKERIDKLLPYQVNADLVKHCSNDYLFMHCLPAFHDLNTKVAKNIEKEYGLKEMEVTDEVFRSKNSVVFDEAENRMHTIKAVMVATLGEGEYPL